A genomic window from Nicotiana sylvestris chromosome 11, ASM39365v2, whole genome shotgun sequence includes:
- the LOC138881373 gene encoding uncharacterized protein, translating to MAQEVNLCHIRVPHHSPHINWGNPYLLVYGTEVVIPLEVKISSLKIIQEAELSDAEWIRSRYEQLALIDRKGMNVVCHGQFYHNRMSRAFNKSVRPRQFTLGELVLKRIFPLQDEATEKFSPKWKGPYMVHRMLTGRALMLEEMDRETGYVGSPMGSVTS from the exons atggcacaagAAGTTAACCTTTGCCATATTAGGGTAccacaccacagtccgcacatcaactggggcaatccctatttactggtttatggtaccgaagttgtcatTCCACTTGAGGTAAAAATTTCTTCTTTGaaaatcatacaagaagccgaactcagtgatgcagaatggataaggagccgttacgagcaactagcccttatagatagAAAAGGGATGAATgtagtgtgtcatggtcagtttTATcataatagaatgtccagagctttcaacaaaagtgtcagaccaagacaattcacactaGGGGAGCTGGTGCTGAAGCGGATCTTCCCGCTTCAAGATGAAGCCACAGAGAAATTTTCACCCAAATggaaaggtccttacatggttcaccggaTGCTAACAGGAAGAGCactcatgcttgaagaaatggacagagaa acgggatacgtaggtagccctatgggttcggtcacatcgtaa
- the LOC138881374 gene encoding uncharacterized protein: MKRFTKIEFKHVPRIQNEFADALATLSSMITPSRQEFHRSHPMRIHNQPAYCAHVEEETDGKPWFHDIKEFLAKREYPEHANYTQKCALRRLSNHFFQSGGTLYRRTPDLVLLRYVDAKEASRLLEEIHAGTCGPHMNGFVLAKKILRAGYFWMTMEMDCIRVPESIITDNAANINSDMMKAMCETFKIKHKNFIAYVPNEQSYRSCQ, from the exons atgaagaggttcacaaagatagaattcaaacatgttcccagaattcaaaatgaatTTGCAGACGCACTGGCTACCTTGTCATCAATGATTAcaccatccagacaagaatttcatcgatcccatcccatgaggatccataatcaaccagcttactgtgctcatgttgaagaagaaacggacggaaaaccttggttccacgacattAAAGAATTTTTGGCAAAAAGAGAATATCCAGAACATGCGAACTATACTCAGAAATGCGCACTACGGAggctgtccaatcacttcttccaaagcggagggaccctgtatagaagaactcctgatctggTGTTATTAAGGTATGTTGACGCAAAAGAGGCTTCCAGAttgcttgaggagatacatgccggaacttgcggaccacatatgaacggttttgttctagccaaaaagatacttagagctggatatttttggatgaccatggaaatggATTGCATCAG ggttcctgagtccattatcactgataatgccgccaatatcaacagtgatatgatgaaagccatgtgtgaaaccttcaaaatcaagcacaaaaactttATAGCATACGTGCCAAATGAACAAAGCTATAGAAgctgccaataa